Within Topomyia yanbarensis strain Yona2022 chromosome 2, ASM3024719v1, whole genome shotgun sequence, the genomic segment TCGTGTACGATTGAGCAAAACTTTTGCAACGAGACTTTTTTCGAGGTGCTAAGGCTGTTGAGGTTTATTTGGTTATTAAATTAGATGATCACCTGTTTTCCATACTTACCATTGGCAGCCTAATATATTGTCTTCTGAATAGATGCTCCCCCCGTCGCCTTCAAATatctagcgtcaactgatttcataaATATACCGTAAAAGATTTGTGGTTGGAATTTCCATGAAAGAACGACAGTCAAACATAAATTAAAAGtgcgaactgaaaaagaaaaccaAAGTAATCACCAAAGGGGCGCACTactgagactccgccaagggcgccagaggACCACGCTAAGGCTCTGCATATCTCCCCTAAATGGCATAAGAAAAATAATCGTTTTCAgtaatgtttttattttattcgaaCATATAAAACAATCAACACTATCATATTCTTCATTCCGACACTCTAATGTCAATCTTATCGACGGTTGTGAAACCATCGTAATCTAAAATGTCTCCGGCAGCGTTTCCTAGTTGTAGAACTTTCAGCTTATCGATAACAGACTTCATTTGGAACCCAATTCCATCAGCATATTCTTCGGCAGAAATTACTGCCTCGGCGTACGGTTTAAGAAGAGTGTTGGATGTGAAATATGTTTTCACACGTTGGACAAGATCCGACGGTCCTGCCGGAGTTCCCACTTGAAGGAAGAGATAGTTGGAGACAACTCCTTCGGCGCAACGGTTGGATAGATTAGATATTATGCGTTCCAGTAGCTCGATCTCTCCTGCTGGGTCAGCCTCACGAACGGCCGAGTGTTGCACAGGTGCAGGACAAGCACAGCGTCCCTCCGGTTTAATAATGtagtctaaaa encodes:
- the LOC131682212 gene encoding uncharacterized protein LOC131682212; translation: MAQFYVILTVAALCTSFAQAGFLDWFRSSANKGHSICKVDFEVLDPKGLRLWTVHKPETKMFGVELFINPTGKSDQTTCNLCKNTTEVMHGKFFIQDDNVIVKKGDVLEFVVITDNGKTVQRHKRRKLVVNDYIIKPEGRCACPAPVQHSAVREADPAGEIELLERIISNLSNRCAEGVVSNYLFLQVGTPAGPSDLVQRVKTYFTSNTLLKPYAEAVISAEEYADGIGFQMKSVIDKLKVLQLGNAAGDILDYDGFTTVDKIDIRVSE